Below is a window of Xiphophorus couchianus chromosome 1, X_couchianus-1.0, whole genome shotgun sequence DNA.
TTCAGGATGGAGGGTTATTCAGAATAATAGGGATGGTAGCTTATGAAAACCATCTTGTAATGACATAAAAAAGTGGTAACAGAGGACAAGTGTAAGGATGCTAAACTTTCAGCTAGAGCCAAGCTGAAGGACATATAGAACCGATTCCAGCCCAATATGGACAACTGGAACAAATCAAAGTTTCAGTCCTGTTGCTTTTTACCTACCAGGTGTTAAGAGAATAATGCTTACCTGTTTCTGAGTCGCGGTTTCTTGGGTTTGTCATACAGATGTTTGTAGTGGTCCAGCTGGTCCTTCCCCATCAGCCCCAGCTGATAAGGGGCCGTGACCCCAGCCATGGGCACATTGGGACAGTGGACGAGGAAGATGAAGATGGCGAGCAGACTGACCAGAGCGCACAGCATGCAGAAGCGTATGATGCCTCGACAACGCAAGTTCAGCCTCTTCACGATGTAGCCGCCTAAAAAAGTGCcaccgccccctgctggtaCCACCATGTATCCTTAAggagcacagaaaaaaaagcattgacagaaataagtaagaaaaaaaaatgttcggCTTCGAGTTACATTcacttttgaataaaaaaaaaagcacagtaaGCTGTGGCATCAACGGATTTTAAAGTTATAGGAAATATTAATTGTCAGTAGTGAGCGGTGAAAATTTTGACTGGTCCTTTAAAGGTTTTATGAAAGATATGATACAACCTCAGCCAggtgaatgaaaataattcccctttacatgttttctattttaagcTAAATTGATTTTTGATTATTGCTGAAAATATATCTGGTGAGTATTACAGTAACGATAGTCAGCTTTTGCCCTAGTTACAGTTGGATAGGGGGAACGTGATAGCTAAGATGAGAAGATGTagacaaagaaagagaagaagacaaTGAACAGAGCCTCCTTAGAGTGTACAGTGACACCAGGACTGGGAACAGAGACAAAGGATGTAGtacaagaaagaaacaaaactgaaagaatACATTCAAGTCCACTTTTTGGTAAGAACAGTGCACAGAAATACAATATGAAATCTGATTCCTACTTCTCACTGGCTGAGAGAGAGCTTTAAGATAGTGGCACATATCTTAAAACTCTTTCCACATCTGTTTCACACATTAACTGGCATTTATCCCATAAAATCCAGCTTATAAACAAGCAAATGTGttagaaggaaaaaacaaaaatgtaataaccTGATTGCCTGTGTATGCACACCTTCAAACTGATACTATGTTGAAGCACCTATTGCTTTCAGTTTTCTATGGTCAATGCCTGTCAGAGTCCCACATTTTGATTGTACCTCATAAAAGTTCCCCTGTTCCCTGAGGATCAAATGGTAGTTTCAGAAGGTTCACTTATGCAACCAGGATATTGCTGTTTTGCTTTATTGCATTAATTCCAACAACAGTAATACATGGCCAAAGTCTACCACTTTGAAATAGTTGCATTGTGCATTACATTACCATGTTGTCTCTTAAAATGTTCCTCTAAATTGTCTATATATTAAATGTGcagcatatatatttttttctctgcatgaCCCTATAGAAAAAGGTGCAATAGATCTTCAGTCCTGTCTGCTACCCTTGTTGCCCGGTCACCTACCGAACAAGGTGGCAGCTTCAGACGCGCTGAGACTGAACTGGGACTCCAAGAACTTTGGACCAAAGGTGGACATGCCTGCGATGAGCGTGGCCTCAGTGGCTCCCGCCAAACACAGGAAGAGGAAAGTAGGGTTCTTCAAGAGAAGCAGCACAGACCTGAAACAAGTTGGAGAAGATcgtcagtgtgtgtgttctcacCGTGGGTAAATAAGCctaagctttattttttaattaatacagTCCGCAGTAATCTCCCCAATGTGTAGACAGATAACCACTGCGCTGGACCTAAAGATAAATAATCACGTTACGTAATGTTTTGGGTAATCCTCGCAAATCCCGAAAGAGACTCAGTAAGAGACGACGTCATTCTACGGGCTTATAGTGAGCACTGTTGTAACCTACAGAGTCAGAGGTGTCACGCACCTGCGATGCTCTGCTCGAAAGACTGCTATGCAGAAGTTTCCGGCAGttgcaacattttgaaaagaatctACTCATTCTTACATAAATGTTTGGGGTTTATATGCAGGACCGATAAACTTTCACACAGATTTGTCATTTCcttgagaaaatatttgaatgtgAAGTACATCTTTCAAACTGTAATAATCCAAACAGTTTCCACTTATAGTAAAAAGGAACCTGTCACCATCAACCTCTTTTATTTCAGGGGTTCATGCATCAGGACTAAACAAAAGAGATCTTGTTTTTAGAAGGCGCTGGGAGTATTTCGAACCTCAAGTGTACAAAAATGCATAACATATTTCAAAATTGCTATGTAGTAAGCATAttgtaaatgagaaaaaaaaaagaaaaagcgtAACCTGGCAACAGAGGGAAAGTAACAACATGATCAAAAGAAATTAAGACATACACGCTCACATATAACATATAACATACAACATACAACGCCAAGCAACAATGGGCTTAGAAGATAATATGTAGGCCAAAATGCCATTTCCAAAGAAAGATTAGTCACAAGtggaaaatattactttaagaaagtttacttattttatttttattatatctatttaatttccctgtgggatcaataaagtatctTTAGATTTGAATATGAAAGCCTGTCGACTCCACAGGAATGGATGGGTCATCTACAATTCACCAGTTCAGGCAATGcaatgctgagaaaaaaaaaaactatggcTCCACCTTAAACTGCAGGCCCCAGTTAGCATGTGAGAGGTTAAAGTTcatgacatttagaaaaaagaCCAAACAAGCTTGTTTGTCTCTCTACAATGAACAGGGCAGCAGGACATGAGGTTTGGGAAGTGGACATGTTTGGACAAAACCAAACATCATATTAATACAAACACTTTGTGCTGATTGTCAAGTCTGGTTGGGATTTCAGGATTTGGGGTTGTTTTGCACTCATACTACctgcacacttttttttattgaattgacCATGAATTCCTCTGTATACCAGCATTTATCGTAGAGTCAAATGTTATGTAAGTCTGCCTGTCagccaaaacatttctgaaaccgGGTAGAATAACAGGACATTAATcccaaacaccaaaaacaatGCCTAGCAAAAAATATTACTCTTATTTAGGTAAACATCAGACTTTTGAGTCCCTTTCGAACAATagatgtaacatttttattgctcaGAAGTCATATTAGCACACTAGGAAGTGAGATAACATCTACCTATAGCAGTCATTATTTATGTTGAGTGTCTTCATTGTGTCATGTGGCCATCTTTCCTGAAAccaatacattttcatttcacttaaaactaatgcaggataaaaaaaagctaaaaagctGGCAGGTTCCCACACATGATTTGAAGATGACTCCAAAAAAGTCTGCTGTATCCAAATCAGACCCTTGTTTTAATTAGACCCCCTACCTTGGCATGTCTTTGACTGATTTTCCAAACTGAGGGTCAGAGGCTGTATTGTGGCTTCCATCTTTCAGCTGGTGGGCCTCAGACACGCGCCCCGCCACATGCTCCTGGGAGCCTGCGTGGAACCAGAACGAGTCATATTAGGCTATGATTGATATTTTTGTCTTCCCAAACTGTGTCATAATACGGTGTGAGAAGTAGAGCTTCCGTTTAGGATGCTTAAGCCAAAGTAGGTGTGATGCAGCAGTGGGTATGAGTAGTACCTGGCAGTTGTTGTGGGTATCCAAGGATGGGGAAAGCCACCAGTAAAGCAGCTGCTCCTCCTGCCAGGAAGCCGATCCACCAAGCCCCAACCCAGTGTGGGTTTTCTGGAGTCATTTCTGTTCTgtagcaaataaaatgttacttacCATTTGACTTTGACCATGTTAACTGCTACATGCCAAACTTCTAGTTTTTCTTACATAAGTATTGTTTTACACAagattataatattttattttatttttttcaaatatctacAGGAGCATTTTGATTTCTGGTCAGCTTTATTTATGTAAGTTCAGATAAGTGGATTAGcatatttctttattgttttttgtaataAGTATATTAAGTACAtgttatttacataatttttttattgaatttatatttaatttaaagagcaAATGCCATCCTATGTTGAAGCCAGAAAACCATGGATACTgaaagtttgtaaaataaatcaatcacagTTGGCCATTTCACATTATGTAAATATAGCATAACATTTACTTAAagtgagtttaataaaaatgtggatCATCCTTAGAGTTTGATTTCCGTGACTGACTGCGTTCTCACAACGATAATTTGACAGCTACATTGTTGTGTCAACAGAGTTGAAGCAGAGTTGCTGGTCAGTTGAGGAatgattattatattttttttttatagaaaacgGATTTTTAGCTGCTTCCCTTCACTGGTTTTACACAACCACAACTTACTTGAATTAAGTAACCTGGTAACACAAATGTGTATGAAGAATAACAGACATTTATTAAACTCTGCCAGAGTTTAAGCATTTTGaactacagtttttttttgacaagcaAACTTTCACCACTGTAGAGACTGGGTTTGTCGGTGAGTGCTTTTAAGACCTTAAAGACAAGCATAGGGTGTTTGTCTATTAGGTCTCCAAGCTATTGCCTGCAGGCATTCGTTCTGAACTCTTTACCTTCATTGAACAAACTGCTGTACCAAGCTTGGTTTTACCAACTCAAATTCAATTTGACGACTTTGTTGTCCACTTTGGTTGGTTAATGTAAGTCAAGTTCGGACATCATCATTTTCAGAAGGTTAAGGCATGCAATTAAAAGAGGTGTAACTGTAGAGAGCATTAAGCCCAAATGCAACTGAAAATGTGTACATGTGTAGTTTATGctctttataatattttttagtatACTGTATGATAGACCATTTCTTTTTCAATCTTTGTTAGGTCATGTTACATGTTGTAATAAGATACAATCAGTTGAAGACACAGTCCAGTATTAAATACTCAGTAAAAtgaatcccccccccccctcccctcaTCATTTTAATCCTCTTATATTGTTAGTCACTCAAAGTAGACTCACGCCAGATGAATCTCTGTGTAGATGGTGAGGAAGTAACCTCCCAGCAGGTAGCCTACAGCAGGCCCCACAATAGCTGCTGTGTAGAAGATCCCTGGCGAGACAAACACCAAAGTCACATAGTCAGGGTGTGCCAGtacaactacttcctgtttcctaCTCACCTCCTGTTCCGCAGGTTAAAAGGCCCCCATTGTTCTTTTTATGAGCTCTGAATCAAAGGAGgggtaatttttttattaaaaaaaacaattttgatgaATAAGGCGTTctgcattgtgtgtgtttgatgggAACAGGTTCTGTATATTTCATGGCAGACTGATCTAGGACACTATGACAACTTGGCACTTAGTGTACTGGGAGGAAATATTGTgtaagtttgtttgtgtgtaaattCTTTGAACCTAATAAGCTCATTCATGGAGATCAGTGATCACCTTCTGTAAGACCACTTCTatcagaatgaatgaatgaatgaatgaatgaaaacacaaaaatggatGCGCATCATTTTAGGTACAAATGCTGCAGAGAACCTAATGAGATGCTATAAAAGCACACATACAAGTGACTCTGAGTTCTAACGCTGgaattgcttttaaaataaaagtgagcATTCTGTGTTTTGGAATGAATTTATTACACTGCTGAAATTGTAGAAGTTTGAGTCGTGCCGAaagaattattttacaaatttcaaaaagtcaaaaaaggaTCAATGCTTTCGTCATATTAAGTCCAGTTCAATAACCTTGTGGTAGAGCCCATAAATAAGGTTTAGAGGCCAAAAAGGATTAAAGTTccattatgttattttaaaattatgtgtaCTCAACTGTTAGTAACCACAACATCAGTATCAGTAATATGCAGTGAAGTAGAAAAGGTCACCTCTacagataaatataaaaaacatgcaaatgtttcagaaatttGAATTTGTATCATTTAAGTAGTAGaataaaaaagactttttttacACATGGACAtaaaaaactttcctttttatgACATAGCTGTTCTAGTATCATGaaagcatatttattttggtttgtcaATTTACAcaaatctgtatttgttttttatgatcagttttaataaacataTGCTGTGTATTtgttgcacacaaacacagcacaGGGTTGTACACAACACTCACCCATGTAAACAGGTCCATAGTTGGAGCTGACATTCTCATCCAGGTACGTGACCCCTAACGTGTACAGAGGTGTGGCGCCGATACCGTGCAAAAACTGTCCCAGCATGAACACAAAACGATAACTGGACAGTCCTCCTCTCTCCTTGTTCTGGCACGGGCTGGTACTGTTGGCAGAACACATTCCTATTTGCTCCTGCAAACTGACCAAGTAGGGAGGAGCAGTGAAATGAGGCAAGGTGAACACCAAGGAACCCAGGGCCATAATGAGTACGCCCCATCCCAGCCAGCGGGGCTTGTGTCCAGTACCACCAAAGTAACTGACAAAGGCCAGACAGACACAGGCAGCAATGTCATAGGAGCTGGCAATGAGACCGGCCTGGTAGCTGGGCAGGTCAAAGCGTCGCTCGATGGAGGTCACCACCGTGTTGATCAAACCGTTGACTATCATTCCCTGGAGAAAAGAGGCCACACAAAGAAAGAACAGCACCCAACGAGGGGTGTTGAACACTTGGATGATGTTAGGCTTCAGAGCCCCCCAACCGCAGAGTTGATCAGAGTCATTGGACTTTAGTGTCAACCCCAAAGGAGCCTCTGTATCAGGCTGACTGCTCTCTCCATATAACTGCCCCGGCAGCATCGAAGCCCTTGTGAAAATAAGGGCTCCAGCAAGGTCATCAGCTCCTGACCCGTCAGGGCTTCTAGGACCAGACCTTAGAGGGCTTCCTGTCTGGGAGTCCACGGGACTAGGGGTGTCCAAAGAGCGGCCCCCATTGAGGGGACAGTCCTGAAGGTCCAGGAGCTCCTGCCTGGAGCTAAAAGAGGCGTCGGCATTAAGCAACACTGGCATCACCCCTCTGAGGGGTACTTTGGAAGTCCTGTGAGGGTCTCGGTATGGGCAAGAGATGTATGTTATGTTTAGTGGCCCTGAGACAAAACGTTGAGGGGATAGAGCTCCTGCCAATCGTCAGTTGGGCTCATCTCGgttttttcttctcctgctcTTTATTTCCCTTGCTGCACAGGTCATGCATCCACAGTGCTCAAAGCCAATGTTTTATAGGGCTAAAGACTTGCAAAGACTCTTCAAAGGTCCACGTTATCCACGTTAGGTGGTAGAAGACGAAGAGAGAGCCAGGTGAACGGACAAATGAATGGCATCCTGTTAAGAGAAAACAGCGGAAGTTAGgccaaaatcaacaaaatagcaaacaaacaaataaacgtACACCATGTTTATTTCTTAGACATGTAACTTCTTCTAGAATTCGAGGACTAACTCAATATCATCTTTCACCAAGGACAAATAAGTGCAAAGAGGCTGATACAGACATCGTAGCCCACTGAAGATCATATagcaaaacatttacaataatcacaagatctgatcaaagacTGACTTATACTGACTATAGTTAAAGTATAGCCAGTATAATCTATAGCTTGAATGactaatgaaacattttgactaCTGAGTGCTGGGATCAGCTCCAGGACTATTCCAGTCTCATCTGGACAAAGATTATACCAAACATGGACAACTGGATACATGAAGTTGAGACTATCTTCTTGTCGTTTCCTTGTCAGGGTAACATCATTCCAATATCAGttctgaaagattttaagaTCAGCGTTAAACTCATATTAGCCAATGAGTCTGAACCTTTTGGTTATTAACTAGCTTAAACGCATAACTCAAACTCAACTCCACCTTTTAGGATTTGTCTTTTGGTCTTTGTGGACCAGAATCAACAAGATTTGAGCAAAAGTATTAAGCTTTGCTCTTAGAAGAGAGAAGTCACTTGGCATATTCAATGTAAATTATGCATTCAAGAACAggtaataaactatttttagaTGGTCCACCCATACACAGGTAAGTAGGACTGAATTTTGAGAAGGGCACTacaaaaaacatgattaaactttggatttttaaaaagggCAAAACTATACTCAGGGATTTTACCAGCTCCACTGCTTCACCttcttttaacaaaaactattaCTAATGTCACGCCAGTAGGTTGCaataacatttataaacaaGCATGCAAAAATTAAGAGTAGAACTAATTAAAGCCAAAGTATCCTCATGTTTCCTCCTGAAACATACCCATTACGCTTTTCTTTGATCATTTTTTGCATTGCGTAGAAGAAGTTGAGTGGAGCATAGTTTTGGATGAAAACGTTGGAAGTAACTTTTAAAATCCTAGTTTTTCTCAACAAAATCCAATTTATTTGTGGATGACTAGTTCAACCACAGGAAACAAT
It encodes the following:
- the slco4a1 gene encoding solute carrier organic anion transporter family member 4A1 — encoded protein: MPVLLNADASFSSRQELLDLQDCPLNGGRSLDTPSPVDSQTGSPLRSGPRSPDGSGADDLAGALIFTRASMLPGQLYGESSQPDTEAPLGLTLKSNDSDQLCGWGALKPNIIQVFNTPRWVLFFLCVASFLQGMIVNGLINTVVTSIERRFDLPSYQAGLIASSYDIAACVCLAFVSYFGGTGHKPRWLGWGVLIMALGSLVFTLPHFTAPPYLVSLQEQIGMCSANSTSPCQNKERGGLSSYRFVFMLGQFLHGIGATPLYTLGVTYLDENVSSNYGPVYMGIFYTAAIVGPAVGYLLGGYFLTIYTEIHLATEMTPENPHWVGAWWIGFLAGGAAALLVAFPILGYPQQLPGSQEHVAGRVSEAHQLKDGSHNTASDPQFGKSVKDMPRSVLLLLKNPTFLFLCLAGATEATLIAGMSTFGPKFLESQFSLSASEAATLFGYMVVPAGGGGTFLGGYIVKRLNLRCRGIIRFCMLCALVSLLAIFIFLVHCPNVPMAGVTAPYQLGLMGKDQLDHYKHLYDKPKKPRLRNRSALDMNLTVSCNAACNCAREVYNPVCGADGVMYYSPCHAGCTAINHTEPSTGRQVYSGCACVMGNVSWGEEGFALTGKCSSSCHHMPVFLSLLFIIICFTFLCSIPALTATLRCVPDSQRSFALGIQWIVVRTLGSIPGPIAFGSVIDISCLLWQDQCGDQGSCYIYHNSAMSQYTLVAGIIFKLLGTIFFLVASVLYQPPPESPQTSCESTDQGTEHASDLPVKDLPEDGVIINLHARL